A genomic region of Polyangiaceae bacterium contains the following coding sequences:
- a CDS encoding TrpB-like pyridoxal phosphate-dependent enzyme, with translation MTESTKFTLPEDRIPKRWYNIQADLPKPLPPVLHPGTKQPVGPDDLAPLFPMALIMQEVTTERDVEIPEPVRDVYRLWRPAPLFRARRLEKALGTPAKIFYKYEGVSPAGSHKPNTAVAQAFYNKNEGITRLSTETGAGQWGSSLAFAGSLFGLEVLVFQVRVSYDQKPYRRALMETYGARCVPSPSPETSYGRSVLEKSPHHPGSLGIAISEAVEVAASRNDTKYALGSVLNHVLLHQTIIGLEAMEQLQLADAWPDVVVGCTGGGSNFAGISFPFIGDSLRAGRKMRIVAVEPSACPSLTRGQYAYDFGDTGHMTPLTKMHTLGSTFTPPGFHAGGLRYHGMAPLVSHLKELGLIEAVAYQQKECFAAGVLFARNEGIVPAPEANHAVKGAIEEALRCKREGRSETILFNLSGHGHFDMQAYIDYAHGLLEDRQYDEKELAMALAGLPSVSERA, from the coding sequence ATGACCGAATCGACCAAGTTCACGCTGCCCGAAGATCGCATTCCCAAGCGTTGGTACAACATTCAAGCCGACTTGCCGAAGCCGCTACCTCCGGTGCTTCATCCGGGTACGAAACAGCCGGTTGGTCCGGATGATCTCGCGCCGCTTTTTCCAATGGCGCTCATCATGCAAGAAGTCACGACGGAGCGGGACGTGGAAATTCCCGAGCCCGTGCGTGACGTGTATCGGCTGTGGCGTCCGGCTCCGCTTTTTCGAGCGCGACGCCTGGAAAAGGCGCTTGGAACACCGGCCAAGATTTTTTACAAATACGAGGGCGTAAGTCCCGCCGGATCACATAAGCCGAATACGGCGGTCGCGCAAGCGTTTTACAACAAAAACGAAGGCATTACGCGACTGTCGACCGAAACGGGGGCCGGTCAATGGGGGTCGTCGCTCGCTTTTGCCGGGTCGCTTTTCGGGCTGGAGGTGCTCGTTTTTCAAGTGCGCGTGTCGTACGACCAAAAGCCTTATCGGCGCGCATTGATGGAAACGTACGGTGCGCGCTGTGTGCCTTCGCCATCGCCCGAAACGTCGTATGGCCGGAGCGTGCTCGAAAAATCGCCCCACCATCCGGGGAGCTTGGGCATTGCCATTTCCGAAGCGGTGGAGGTGGCGGCGTCTCGTAACGACACGAAATATGCGCTGGGTTCGGTCTTGAATCACGTGCTCTTGCATCAAACCATCATTGGTCTGGAAGCGATGGAGCAGTTGCAATTGGCCGATGCTTGGCCGGACGTGGTCGTGGGATGCACGGGCGGCGGGTCGAACTTTGCGGGCATATCATTTCCGTTCATCGGTGATTCGCTTCGGGCGGGGCGCAAAATGCGAATCGTGGCGGTCGAGCCTTCGGCGTGTCCGTCGCTCACGCGGGGCCAATACGCGTACGATTTCGGGGATACGGGGCACATGACGCCGCTCACGAAAATGCATACGCTCGGGTCGACGTTCACGCCGCCTGGGTTTCACGCTGGAGGCTTGAGGTACCACGGAATGGCGCCGCTCGTGTCGCACCTGAAAGAGCTGGGGCTCATCGAGGCGGTGGCGTATCAGCAGAAGGAATGTTTTGCGGCGGGTGTGCTTTTTGCGCGAAACGAGGGAATCGTTCCGGCGCCGGAAGCGAATCACGCGGTCAAGGGTGCCATCGAGGAGGCTTTACGTTGCAAGCGGGAAGGGCGTAGCGAGACGATCCTGTTCAATTTGAGCGGGCATGGGCATTTCGACATGCAGGCGTACATCGATTATGCACATGGTTTGCTCGAGGATCGGCAATACGACGAGAAAGAGCTGGCGATGGCACTCGCGGGGTTGCCGAGTGTTTCTGAGCGGGCGTAA
- a CDS encoding general secretion pathway protein GspC, with protein sequence MGLDARIKSLFPAILAAFVIIVAYFQAKALGHLVAAHLELASLPAPPPLQARASESDTLPERATDGSAILARNPFDSITGPLKAPSDSATASEAPVANNADPYSDPVCDAARVMLITTADDPSWSFAAIAAGNSKATLRRIGDEVAGHVVAGMTWDRVWLTKGGSRCQIPIHQGLASAAPPSMPMPMSPPPPRPGRSRYALPPEIAEKIRKISDTQFEVDRSVLTTVMERQGEFLRSVRVIPTQTPNGSSLRMVGIRPDSLLGSIGLNNGDQLMTINNFDMSDPQSALQAYSRLQNADKLDVKVIRGGQPMNIEINMR encoded by the coding sequence ATGGGACTCGACGCTCGGATAAAGTCGCTTTTTCCCGCCATTTTGGCCGCCTTTGTCATCATCGTCGCATATTTTCAGGCCAAGGCTCTCGGACACTTGGTCGCGGCACATCTCGAGCTTGCGTCTTTGCCAGCGCCACCACCATTGCAGGCGCGGGCGAGCGAATCCGATACACTCCCCGAACGAGCAACCGACGGATCCGCCATTTTGGCACGGAATCCTTTTGATTCCATTACAGGGCCACTGAAGGCACCGAGCGATTCGGCGACTGCATCCGAAGCACCCGTCGCAAACAATGCCGATCCGTATTCCGATCCGGTGTGCGACGCGGCGCGCGTCATGCTCATCACGACGGCGGACGATCCAAGCTGGTCGTTTGCAGCCATTGCAGCGGGAAACTCCAAAGCGACGTTACGTCGGATCGGGGACGAAGTCGCAGGGCACGTCGTCGCTGGAATGACATGGGATCGCGTATGGCTCACCAAAGGCGGCTCGCGGTGTCAAATTCCCATCCACCAAGGATTGGCGTCGGCAGCACCTCCTTCGATGCCCATGCCGATGAGTCCGCCACCTCCACGACCAGGCAGGTCCCGTTATGCGCTTCCTCCCGAAATTGCCGAAAAGATACGGAAAATTTCGGATACGCAATTCGAGGTCGATCGTTCCGTCTTGACCACGGTCATGGAACGACAGGGCGAGTTTTTGCGGTCGGTGCGCGTGATCCCTACGCAAACTCCGAATGGTTCGAGCTTGAGAATGGTCGGCATTCGGCCTGATTCGTTGCTCGGATCGATTGGCCTCAACAATGGCGACCAGCTCATGACCATCAACAATTTCGACATGAGTGATCCGCAGAGCGCACTTCAGGCGTACAGCCGGCTTCAGAATGCCGACAAGCTCGACGTCAAAGTCATCCGTGGTGGGCAACCGATGAACATCGAGATCAACATGCGCTGA
- a CDS encoding SMI1/KNR4 family protein encodes MSDLTLAQRLLVRIGQISERSDVIVQQQSVSRGNVLSRIGKWQPKLPADMYAFYRAINGLKFNYSFADSPDDWHGLEFVALDEEGRKTIDTFRNIYRIPHQVAKRYPNYFFQDGAVDPETPVLFFFGDDGAWGIIMIGEGDKATFHHWDNDGFVRYLTSSFTELIEKLIARGFAHTWAYSDDHPDTDAVLARLAKPSPPRTTFGIDGGSFGVSIGDGYAYDDDFFVAGGSTRQSASGAWHDEASQGAFVGGEDRAHREVVFVDRRHHGKGCDVGHERAGYRKRNRDDFGEHFRCGAGPIAMAKLRIEYLAGPIPLQPYETTLLRVLHRIEGLHVTDGLPWPSEVLSYTHWPRHNLGWTPFISCTWDYEFKGDKNKVATFDVVLDGARAEGMEVGKTYASTALPSVEGRIG; translated from the coding sequence ATGTCCGACCTCACACTTGCACAACGACTTCTTGTACGAATCGGCCAGATTTCCGAGCGCAGCGACGTGATCGTCCAGCAGCAGAGCGTGTCACGAGGCAATGTGCTCAGTCGCATCGGCAAGTGGCAACCGAAGCTACCGGCGGACATGTATGCATTCTACCGGGCGATCAACGGATTGAAGTTTAATTACAGCTTCGCGGACAGTCCGGATGATTGGCATGGTCTCGAGTTCGTGGCGCTCGACGAAGAAGGTCGCAAGACGATCGACACGTTTCGCAACATTTATCGAATTCCGCATCAAGTCGCGAAGCGTTACCCGAATTATTTTTTCCAAGATGGTGCCGTGGATCCCGAAACGCCGGTGCTATTTTTCTTCGGCGATGACGGCGCTTGGGGCATCATCATGATCGGCGAGGGAGACAAGGCGACATTTCACCATTGGGACAACGACGGCTTCGTACGGTACTTGACGAGCTCGTTCACCGAATTGATCGAAAAACTCATCGCGCGGGGATTTGCGCATACGTGGGCGTATTCGGACGACCATCCGGACACGGACGCTGTTCTCGCGCGACTTGCAAAGCCATCGCCTCCGCGCACGACGTTCGGAATTGACGGTGGAAGCTTTGGAGTATCGATCGGCGACGGATACGCGTATGACGATGATTTCTTCGTGGCCGGAGGAAGTACGCGACAAAGTGCTTCGGGCGCTTGGCATGACGAAGCAAGCCAAGGAGCTTTCGTCGGCGGAGAAGATCGCGCTCATCGAGAAGTCGTGTTCGTCGATCGACGACATCACGGAAAAGGTTGCGACGTCGGTCATGAACGCGCTGGGTATCGCAAGCGTAATCGCGACGATTTCGGTGAGCATTTTCGTTGCGGCGCGGGGCCCATCGCGATGGCGAAGCTGCGCATCGAATATTTAGCCGGTCCGATTCCTTTGCAGCCGTACGAAACGACGCTTTTGCGTGTGCTGCATCGAATCGAAGGTTTGCACGTGACCGATGGTTTGCCCTGGCCATCCGAGGTGCTCAGTTACACGCATTGGCCGCGACACAACCTCGGCTGGACGCCCTTCATTTCGTGCACGTGGGATTACGAGTTCAAGGGTGACAAGAACAAGGTCGCCACGTTCGACGTGGTGCTCGACGGAGCGCGCGCGGAGGGCATGGAAGTCGGCAAGACGTACGCGTCGACGGCGTTGCCGAGCGTCGAGGGGCGGATTGGTTGA
- a CDS encoding DUF839 domain-containing protein, with the protein MCKPLLVGCDSTGTQSTSSTGSTSSGGVTELPWKPPVARPKLVSRIAEIGPLSDTPDENGVRVPAGFTARVVARTNEAPMAGSDFKWHIAPDGGATYPLEDGGWIYVSNSEVPLAGGVGALRFDASGALVSAYSILANSSVNCAGGPTPWGAWLSCEEVARGRVFECDPRGEIQAVERPALGIFKHEAAAVDPKLHHVYLTEDEDDGCFYRFTPDRIASYGYADLSSGKLEVAAVDANGAVTWHELPDPIYEKGIATRKQVAAATLFDGGEGIWYHEGIVYFSTKGDGRVWAYDVNASTLSVLYDAKTAANPILKGVDNLTVSCCGDVLVAEDGDDMQIVAILPNGELKPIMQIMGHDKSEVTGPAFDPSGTRLYFSSQRGNASGGITYEVTGPFHAPG; encoded by the coding sequence ATGTGCAAGCCGCTGCTCGTGGGCTGCGACTCGACAGGCACGCAATCGACGAGCTCGACGGGCTCGACGAGCTCGGGCGGCGTGACGGAGCTACCGTGGAAGCCGCCCGTTGCGCGTCCGAAGCTGGTTTCGCGCATTGCTGAGATCGGCCCGCTGTCGGACACGCCCGATGAAAATGGCGTGCGTGTGCCCGCTGGATTTACGGCGCGCGTGGTGGCTCGAACGAACGAGGCGCCGATGGCGGGATCGGATTTCAAGTGGCACATTGCGCCCGATGGTGGAGCGACGTACCCGCTCGAGGATGGAGGTTGGATTTACGTATCGAATTCGGAAGTTCCGCTTGCGGGCGGCGTAGGAGCGTTGCGATTCGATGCATCGGGGGCGCTCGTTTCGGCCTATTCGATACTCGCGAATTCGAGTGTCAATTGTGCCGGTGGTCCGACGCCGTGGGGCGCGTGGTTATCGTGCGAAGAGGTTGCGCGAGGGCGGGTATTCGAGTGTGATCCGCGCGGCGAAATTCAGGCGGTCGAGCGTCCGGCGCTGGGCATTTTCAAGCATGAAGCGGCAGCGGTCGATCCGAAACTGCACCATGTGTACTTGACCGAAGACGAGGACGACGGGTGTTTTTATCGATTTACGCCGGACAGGATTGCATCGTATGGGTATGCGGATCTATCGAGCGGGAAGCTCGAGGTGGCCGCGGTGGATGCCAATGGCGCGGTGACTTGGCACGAGCTGCCGGATCCGATTTACGAAAAGGGCATTGCGACGCGCAAGCAGGTCGCTGCGGCGACGTTGTTCGACGGGGGCGAAGGGATTTGGTATCACGAGGGAATCGTGTACTTTTCGACGAAGGGGGATGGGCGCGTCTGGGCGTACGATGTGAATGCGTCGACGTTGTCCGTGCTTTACGATGCGAAGACGGCGGCGAATCCGATTTTGAAGGGGGTCGACAACCTCACGGTATCGTGTTGTGGTGATGTGCTCGTGGCCGAAGATGGTGACGACATGCAGATTGTGGCGATCCTGCCGAATGGTGAATTGAAGCCGATCATGCAGATCATGGGTCACGACAAGAGTGAGGTGACTGGGCCGGCGTTCGACCCGAGCGGGACGAGGCTTTACTTTAGCTCGCAGCGAGGCAATGCTAGCGGGGGCATTACGTACGAGGTGACGGGGCCGTTTCACGCGCCGGGGTGA
- a CDS encoding AAA family ATPase, with product MTLKIPTSIEDFRHLREQGFEYVDKTKLITEFIDRNNYKVILLPRPRRFGKSVNLSTLKWFFEKREENVWHLFDGLHVSRAGEKYRAHFQKYPVVHISFKGAKADVFAGCLEKFKRAVQEMMRPHVPTLHGKLSPAERSRFQAFLDAEANEYQCELALSYLTEWLHRATSVRPIVLIDEYDAPIHAGYAAGYYDKVINFFRSFYEAGLKDNQHLERGVMTGILRVSRESIFSELNSVGVYSLIDSEFNTCFGFTDAEVRTLLEKSGMADLHEAIRSYYNGYEFGGVDIYNPWSILSFLARNDRNVVPYWVSTSSNALIKELLQHHAFSVQNDVQRLLEGGVIDKHIDENVVFPELKENENALWNLLVFSGYLKASRPGPIIPGTDRPPFRLSIPNREVAEVYRTTFHLWMKKGLRGQGGDLGELLDALLGGHVSRFEGQLQKFAGYLPSYHDVSGVEPERFYQGLMIGLLASLEPDYEVRSNRESGEGRPDVLIKPRHASKPGVVLELKSARKGEKTLEQAMAEGLRQLEAHDYAADLRAAGVETIQQMVVGFDGKRVMVLPKGAPAPKKKRTAMKTVRESIGRAAKKVVAKARSKVTKTKR from the coding sequence ATGACCCTGAAGATTCCGACCAGCATCGAGGACTTCCGTCACTTACGGGAACAAGGCTTCGAGTACGTCGACAAGACGAAGCTGATTACGGAATTCATCGATCGGAACAACTACAAGGTCATCCTGTTGCCGCGGCCGCGTCGATTTGGCAAGTCTGTCAATTTGTCGACATTGAAATGGTTTTTCGAAAAGCGCGAGGAAAACGTCTGGCATCTTTTCGATGGGTTGCACGTATCTCGGGCAGGGGAAAAGTACCGGGCGCACTTTCAAAAGTATCCGGTGGTGCACATCAGCTTCAAAGGCGCTAAGGCGGATGTGTTTGCAGGTTGCCTCGAAAAATTCAAACGAGCCGTGCAAGAAATGATGCGGCCGCACGTGCCGACGTTGCATGGCAAGTTGTCGCCGGCAGAAAGGTCGCGTTTTCAAGCCTTCCTCGATGCAGAAGCCAATGAGTATCAATGCGAATTGGCGCTGTCGTACCTCACGGAATGGTTGCATCGGGCGACGAGCGTACGACCGATCGTGCTGATCGACGAGTACGATGCGCCGATTCATGCCGGATACGCGGCGGGCTACTACGACAAGGTGATAAATTTTTTCCGTTCGTTTTACGAAGCCGGTCTGAAGGACAACCAGCACCTCGAACGCGGCGTGATGACGGGGATCTTGCGCGTATCCCGCGAGAGCATTTTCTCAGAATTGAACAGCGTGGGTGTGTATTCGCTGATCGATTCGGAATTCAATACATGCTTCGGATTTACCGACGCGGAAGTGAGGACATTGCTCGAAAAGTCCGGGATGGCTGATCTGCACGAGGCGATTCGATCGTATTACAATGGCTACGAGTTTGGCGGGGTGGACATTTACAATCCATGGTCCATCTTGAGCTTCTTGGCGCGTAACGATCGCAACGTCGTGCCGTATTGGGTAAGCACGAGCTCGAACGCGCTGATCAAGGAGCTGCTCCAGCATCACGCGTTTTCGGTGCAAAACGATGTTCAGCGGTTGCTCGAAGGCGGCGTGATCGACAAGCACATCGACGAAAATGTCGTCTTTCCGGAGCTGAAAGAGAACGAAAACGCGTTATGGAACTTGCTGGTGTTTTCGGGGTATCTGAAAGCGTCTCGGCCCGGACCGATCATTCCAGGAACGGATCGTCCGCCGTTCCGACTGTCGATTCCCAATCGCGAAGTCGCTGAAGTGTATCGCACGACGTTTCACTTGTGGATGAAGAAGGGATTGAGAGGCCAAGGCGGTGATCTTGGTGAATTGCTCGATGCACTTCTCGGGGGGCATGTGTCTCGTTTTGAGGGGCAACTGCAAAAATTTGCGGGTTATTTGCCGTCGTATCACGACGTCTCGGGTGTGGAGCCGGAAAGGTTTTACCAAGGGCTGATGATTGGGCTCCTCGCGTCACTCGAGCCTGATTACGAAGTACGATCGAATCGAGAATCGGGCGAGGGTCGTCCGGATGTGCTCATCAAGCCGCGTCATGCGAGCAAGCCGGGTGTGGTGCTGGAGCTGAAGTCGGCGCGCAAAGGCGAGAAGACATTGGAACAAGCGATGGCGGAGGGGCTCCGTCAATTGGAAGCGCACGATTACGCGGCGGACTTGCGCGCGGCGGGAGTGGAAACGATACAGCAAATGGTGGTTGGTTTCGACGGGAAGCGGGTCATGGTATTGCCCAAAGGAGCGCCTGCGCCGAAGAAAAAGCGGACGGCGATGAAAACGGTGCGGGAGTCGATTGGGAGAGCGGCGAAGAAGGTGGTCGCCAAAGCGCGGAGCAAGGTGACCAAGACGAAGCGGTGA
- the cas6 gene encoding CRISPR system precrRNA processing endoribonuclease RAMP protein Cas6, producing the protein MFPAPGRIDAQHGAVFSITLRLLGPLERGDLAVVLEALEGLTAFEFTADRGRIAFDHATLVGQRETPIATNITAAPMERIAVELETPAWLEHQGRLMEQIHFQPFFRAIYRRLTVLCALYGEWSDIDDAAFEPLDALAAQIVVAEQHVKKLEFQRRSEARGREHPMRGLIGRVVFEGRGLEAFLPALRLAEKTHIGKATSFGMGRMRVEV; encoded by the coding sequence TCTTCTCCATAACGCTCCGGCTGCTTGGACCACTAGAGCGCGGAGACCTCGCCGTCGTCCTGGAAGCGCTCGAAGGATTGACCGCTTTCGAATTCACCGCCGACCGAGGGCGCATTGCATTCGACCACGCAACGCTCGTCGGACAACGTGAAACGCCCATCGCCACGAACATCACGGCCGCACCCATGGAACGCATTGCGGTCGAGCTCGAAACGCCCGCATGGCTCGAACACCAGGGGCGCCTGATGGAGCAAATCCACTTTCAGCCCTTTTTCCGGGCCATCTATCGACGCTTGACGGTCTTATGTGCGCTCTATGGAGAATGGAGCGATATTGATGACGCGGCTTTCGAACCATTGGATGCACTGGCCGCGCAAATCGTCGTCGCCGAACAGCACGTCAAAAAACTCGAATTCCAAAGGCGTTCGGAAGCTCGAGGCCGCGAACACCCCATGCGCGGCCTTATCGGGCGCGTGGTTTTCGAAGGCCGGGGACTCGAAGCGTTCCTACCAGCGTTGCGCCTCGCAGAAAAGACGCATATCGGGAAAGCAACGAGCTTCGGAATGGGAAGGATGAGGGTCGAAGTATAA